The DNA window GAAACTGGTGCAGGCCAACGAAGGCGCGGGCCCGCTGTTCAAGATGCGCAAGGACCCGCGCGTGACGAGGGTCGGCTCGGTGCTGCGCCGCTACTCGCTCGACGAGCTGCCCCAGCTGTTGAACGTCCTCAGTGGACACATGTCGCTGGTGGGCCCGCGCCCCCCGTTGCCGGAGGAGACCGAGAGCTACGAGCGCGACGCGCGCCGCCGTCTGCTGGTGAAGCCGGGGGTGACCGGGCTGTGGCAGGTCAGCGGGCGCAGCGATCTCAGCTGGGCGGAAAGCATCCGCCTCGACCTCCGCTACGTCGAGGACTGGTCGCTCGCGCTCGACGTCGTGATCCTCTGGAAGACCGCGCGCGCGGTGATCGGCGGCGCGGGCGCCTACTAGAGACTGTTTCGAAGTGCTTTGCGTGGCGGTGCCGGTGGCTTGCCCACTCAAGTGGCTCCGCCACTTCAATACACGACCTAGCGGGCCACCGCTTCGACGACGGCGCGGATCTCGTCCCGGTACCGCGCCGGGGCGAAGCGTTCGGCCGCGACCTCGCGCGCCTTGTCCGCGCGGGTCGCGGTGGCGGCCCAGTCGGAGAGCAGGTCCTCGATCGCGTCGGCGAGCGAGGCGGCGTCGCCCGCCGCGGTCACGGGGCCCCACCGGCCGTCTTCGACCGTTTCCGGCAGGCCGTGCGCGTCGGAGACCACCACCGGCACACCGGCGAGCTGCGCTTCGATCGCGGTGTTGCCGAAGGGTTCGATCCGTGACGGCACGAGTGCGATGTCGGCGTCCGAATAGGACTGCCACACCTCGGCGCGGAACCCGCGCCACCGCACCGCGGCCTCGCACCCGGCGGCCAGCACCGCTTCGCGCACCTGCCGTTCGAACCATTCCCAGCCGGGGAAAACCGATCCGACGAGGTCGAGCGTGACGTCGTGGCCACGAGCCCGCAGCAGGGCGAGCGCCGCGACCGCGACGTCGGTGCCCTTGCGCGGCGAGATCCGTCCGACGAGGACGAGGCGAACCGGGTCCTTCGGCGCGGCCGCGGGGGAAGCCGGTGACGCCGGGCCGCGCACGCCGTTGTAGACGAGCGTGATCCGCCCGCCGAGGCGCCGCAGTGAGTTTCGCACCACTTCGGCGGTGGCCCTGCTGTTCACCACCACGCGGTCGGCGGCGAGCAGGGGCGCGGCGAGTCCGAGCCGCACCGGTTTCGCGACACCGTCCTCCGCCTCGTGGACGTGCGCCACGACCGGGATCCGGCGCGCGCGGGCCATCGCGAGCCACAGCGGAACCGTCACCGTGTTGACGTAGACGACGTCGGGGTCGAGCACGCGGAGCAGGTGCCACATCGGGCCGGACGACCGCTTCGCGAGACCGAGCAGGCGCGCGAAACCCAACGGCCGCAACGCTTCCTTGCGCAGCACCGGCGCCGGGCACACCGAGACGCGCGCGCCGGCGCGCTCCAGTTCGGCGACGAGCGGGCCGGGTGCCGGGACGGTCGCCACGACGTCCCAGCCGTCCTCGGCCAGCGCGGTCACCGATTCGAGGAAGACCCGGTCCGAGCCGTACAGCTCGGCGGATCCGTGTGCCATCAGCGCCGTGCGCCGCGCGGTCATCCGGTCGCCTTCCTGGCCAGCGAAAGCCAGGCCACCAGTACGAAGAGCCAGGTGCACAGGACGTTCGCGGGGGCGCCGAGCCCTTCGACGAACACGGAGTTGGCGAGCAGCGCGAACACCAGCGCGAGCAGGATCGTGCGATCGGCGGAGGGCCCGCCGTGGTGCCGGAGGCGGTGCGCGGTCAGCAGCATGCACCCCAGCAGCGCGAGCCACGCGAGCGCGCCCAGCAGCCCGGTGTCCACCAGCAGGTTGACGAGTGCGTTGTGGCCGCCGCCGAGCCCGATCTGGTCGAGGAACAGCCCACGCGACGACGTGAGGCCGAAGCCGTAGAGGGGGTGTTCGGCGAACCGTTCGAACGCGAAGCCCCAGAGGTTGGTGCGCGAGTTCAGGGTCGCGAGCCGGGCCGCGGACTCGCCGCGTGCGAAGAAGTCCTCGATCGCCGACGACGTGGTGAGGGCCACCGCGATCAGCGCGACCGCGCCCACCACGCCGACTTCGACCTTGCGCTGGCCGCGCCACCGGGTCCAGACCAGTACGAGCACGCCGACGATCGCGCCCAGCACGGCACCGCGCGTCTTGGTCGCGACGAGACCGGCCGCGCACACCGCGAACAGCGCGACGTACACCGGTAGCCGCCAGCGCGGGCCCGCGCGGTCGAGGCCGGTGGTGATCGCGTACCCGGCCATCAGCACGGTCGCGACCGCGAGCATCGCGCCCGCCTGCACCGGGTGGACGTAGAGCCAGGTGAACCGGCCCTTCTGGGTGTGCAGCTGGGGAAAGCGCACGACGAAGCCGAAGCACACCGACGCCGCCATCAGGACCGCGTACCCGTGCGCGATCCGGTGCGGCGCACCCGCGTCGCAGTGCCGCGCGATCGACCGCGCGAGCGCCAGCACGATGACGACCTGCGCCGCGCGGACGAGCGCGAGCTGGAAATAGGGGGAGTACAGCGCGGAACCGGCGAGCACGATCGCGTAGGCGTAGGCGAGCCAGGTGAGCAGGTCGGCGCGCCGGGTGCGGACCGAGGGCCGGAACTTCACGAACAGGAAGCACGCCACCGCCGCGTACAGCGCGATCTCGAGCAGGACGAACGGGTCGGCGTTGCCGGAGACGGCCTGGTCGTTGGCGCGGAGCCGGAACTTGAAGTCGCTGGCCACCACCAGTGCGAGCACGCACCACACCGGCCAGGCCGGCTTCGCCTCGGCGCGGGTGCCGTCGATGCCGATCGGTGCACGGGTCGCGCTGGTCAGTTTCCCGGTTCCTTTCACCACGGCTGTCCGCTGCCCGGCCGGTGCGCTGGGACAGTCCCCGTGGGCTTCGGGGGCAATCCCGCGAACGGAGTAGCGGCGGCCTCGGGTGTGCATAATACGATGCGGTGAATCACACGCAGGGCGCCGACCCCCACGGTGGCCCGGTGCCCGTTTTGACCGCGAGCGACCGATCGGTGACGATGCGAATTTCGATGATGGGCACGCGTGGGGTTCCCGCGCGCTACGGCGGTTTCGAAACCTGTGTCGAAGAAGTTGGTCAACGGCTCGCGAAACGCGGCCATGAAGTGGTTGTTTATTGTCGGCGGGTCGAGGGCGACACCGAGGAGCCACCGGCGGACCACCTCGGCATGAGCTTGATCACCTTGCCCGCGATGCGCCGGAAAACCCTGGAGACACTGAGCCATACCGCGTTGTCGGTGCGCGATGCACGCACCAGGCGGCCGGATGTCGCGTTCGTCTTCAACTCCGCGAACGCGCCGTTGCTGCCGCTGCTGCGGATGTGGCGAATTCCCGTGGTGACCCATGTGGACGGTCTCGAATGGAAGCGCGCCAAGTGGAATGGGGCCGGCCGCCGCTACTACCGCGCCGCGGAATCACTGGCCGTGCGCTGGTCGGACGCGTTGATCGCGGACGCGCGCGGTATTCAGGACTACTATTCCGACCGTTTCTCGGTGGCCACCGACTACATTCCGTACGGTGCGCCGAAACTGGGTGAAGTCGGGCACGACCTGATCGCCGAACTGGGGCTGACCCCCGGCGGGTACCACCTCGTGGTCGCCAGGTTCGAACCGGAGAACCACGTCGATCTCGCGGTCGAGGGGTACCGGGCCAGCGCGGCGGAACTCCCGCTCGTGGTGGTCGGGTCGGCACCGTACGCCGACGCCTACACCCGCAGGATCCGCCAGCTGGCGGGAACCGACGGGTCGGTGCGCCTGCTCGGCGGCGTCTGGGACCAGCTCCAGCTCGACCAGCTCTACGGCAACGCGCTGACCTACGTGCACGGCCATTCGGTCGGGGGCACGAACCCGTCGCTGCTGCGCGCGATGGGCGCGGGCACCGCGACCTCGGCGTTCGACGTGAACTTCAACCGGGAGGTGCTCGGCGAGCACGGCCGGTTCTTCGGTTCCGCCGCCGATCTCGCGGCCCTGTGCGAGGCGGCCGAAGCCGATCCCGAAGGCACTCGCCGTCGCGGCCGCGCGCAAGTCGCCACGCTCGACCGGTACGACTGGGAAAGCGTCGCCGACGCGTACGAGGCGCTGGCGGCGCGACTGGTCCGCACGGCACCCCGCAACAAGAGCCCCGACGAGTAGCACTCGCCGGTCGGTGGGCCCGCCCACCGCGTTTCTCCCTCCCCTCCCCGAAAATCCCCACCGATACGAAGGAACCCCCATGTCTTCTGCGCGAAGGCGGGCGAGCGCGACGGTCACCGCGATGGCGGCCGCTTCCCTCGCCGTGTCGCTCTCGTCGACCCCGGCGACGGCGGCCACCCCACTCCCGACCACGCTGGCCGCCGTCCCGCTGCCCAGCACGGTCACCGCGGGCGCGCTGCCCACCCCGCAGACCGACGGGATCGTGTTCTCGGTCGCCGTGGTCGGCAACACCGTCTACGCGGGCGGCCGCTTCACGAAGGCGCGTCCCGCCGGTGTCGCTCCCGGCGGGCCCGGTGAGGTCGTCCGGCACAACCTGCTGGCCTTCGACCTGACCACCGGCGCGCTGCTGCCGTGGGCGCCGATCGTTTCGGCGAGCACCACGCTGACCCGCGACCCCGGCCCGTAC is part of the Amycolatopsis sp. CA-230715 genome and encodes:
- a CDS encoding glycosyltransferase family 4 protein gives rise to the protein MTARRTALMAHGSAELYGSDRVFLESVTALAEDGWDVVATVPAPGPLVAELERAGARVSVCPAPVLRKEALRPLGFARLLGLAKRSSGPMWHLLRVLDPDVVYVNTVTVPLWLAMARARRIPVVAHVHEAEDGVAKPVRLGLAAPLLAADRVVVNSRATAEVVRNSLRRLGGRITLVYNGVRGPASPASPAAAPKDPVRLVLVGRISPRKGTDVAVAALALLRARGHDVTLDLVGSVFPGWEWFERQVREAVLAAGCEAAVRWRGFRAEVWQSYSDADIALVPSRIEPFGNTAIEAQLAGVPVVVSDAHGLPETVEDGRWGPVTAAGDAASLADAIEDLLSDWAATATRADKAREVAAERFAPARYRDEIRAVVEAVAR
- a CDS encoding O-antigen ligase family protein produces the protein MVKGTGKLTSATRAPIGIDGTRAEAKPAWPVWCVLALVVASDFKFRLRANDQAVSGNADPFVLLEIALYAAVACFLFVKFRPSVRTRRADLLTWLAYAYAIVLAGSALYSPYFQLALVRAAQVVIVLALARSIARHCDAGAPHRIAHGYAVLMAASVCFGFVVRFPQLHTQKGRFTWLYVHPVQAGAMLAVATVLMAGYAITTGLDRAGPRWRLPVYVALFAVCAAGLVATKTRGAVLGAIVGVLVLVWTRWRGQRKVEVGVVGAVALIAVALTTSSAIEDFFARGESAARLATLNSRTNLWGFAFERFAEHPLYGFGLTSSRGLFLDQIGLGGGHNALVNLLVDTGLLGALAWLALLGCMLLTAHRLRHHGGPSADRTILLALVFALLANSVFVEGLGAPANVLCTWLFVLVAWLSLARKATG
- a CDS encoding DUF1972 domain-containing protein; the encoded protein is MGTRGVPARYGGFETCVEEVGQRLAKRGHEVVVYCRRVEGDTEEPPADHLGMSLITLPAMRRKTLETLSHTALSVRDARTRRPDVAFVFNSANAPLLPLLRMWRIPVVTHVDGLEWKRAKWNGAGRRYYRAAESLAVRWSDALIADARGIQDYYSDRFSVATDYIPYGAPKLGEVGHDLIAELGLTPGGYHLVVARFEPENHVDLAVEGYRASAAELPLVVVGSAPYADAYTRRIRQLAGTDGSVRLLGGVWDQLQLDQLYGNALTYVHGHSVGGTNPSLLRAMGAGTATSAFDVNFNREVLGEHGRFFGSAADLAALCEAAEADPEGTRRRGRAQVATLDRYDWESVADAYEALAARLVRTAPRNKSPDE